A region of Fibrobacter succinogenes subsp. succinogenes S85 DNA encodes the following proteins:
- the mnmA gene encoding tRNA 2-thiouridine(34) synthase MnmA, whose amino-acid sequence MSKTRVAVGMSGGVDSSVAALLLQQQGYEVVGVTLRVLPDVDSAFDVENDPSVVRAKMIAEKLGIEHHVANCSDAFTGEVLKRCHADFSHARTPNPCCYCNRFIKFGWMMDYAKSLGAEFLATGHYVRIEEVNGVRRLLRGRDPGKDQSYFLFWVPDERRNHVLTPLGTYVKSEVREIAAQNGFVNAKTGDSQDICFDIYGSQYTEFLKDRFGEMTRPGRFVDEKGKVWNTHDGFHKYTVGQRKGLGVAIGVPAFVKHVDPETGDILVTGDKSSVCFDRVEMVNCEWHGGVREVGTTFRAEGMVRYRQRAVGCEVTIVDTNKAVAVFDEPLFAVTPGQCAVFYDGDMVLGGGQIV is encoded by the coding sequence ATGTCTAAAACGAGAGTCGCAGTCGGCATGAGCGGTGGCGTGGATTCGTCCGTTGCCGCTCTTCTTTTGCAACAGCAGGGTTATGAAGTTGTGGGCGTGACGCTCCGCGTTTTGCCTGATGTCGATAGCGCCTTTGATGTTGAAAACGACCCTAGTGTGGTCCGTGCGAAGATGATTGCCGAAAAGCTTGGCATAGAGCATCACGTGGCGAATTGCTCCGACGCTTTTACGGGTGAAGTCCTAAAGCGCTGCCATGCGGACTTTTCGCATGCACGTACGCCGAACCCTTGCTGCTATTGCAATCGCTTTATCAAGTTCGGCTGGATGATGGATTATGCCAAATCGCTCGGCGCCGAATTCTTGGCGACAGGGCATTACGTGCGCATCGAAGAAGTGAATGGTGTGCGCAGGCTTTTGCGCGGTCGCGATCCGGGCAAGGACCAGAGTTACTTTTTGTTCTGGGTTCCCGATGAACGCCGCAATCATGTGCTCACGCCGCTTGGAACGTACGTGAAAAGCGAAGTGCGCGAAATCGCCGCGCAGAACGGTTTTGTGAATGCCAAGACGGGCGACAGCCAGGACATTTGCTTTGACATTTACGGTTCGCAGTACACTGAATTTTTGAAGGATCGCTTTGGCGAGATGACGCGGCCGGGCCGCTTCGTGGATGAAAAGGGCAAGGTGTGGAATACGCACGATGGGTTCCATAAGTACACGGTCGGTCAGCGCAAAGGTCTGGGCGTGGCCATTGGTGTGCCTGCGTTTGTGAAGCATGTAGACCCGGAAACGGGCGACATTCTGGTGACAGGCGACAAGTCGTCGGTTTGCTTTGACCGCGTGGAAATGGTGAACTGCGAATGGCACGGCGGTGTGCGGGAGGTCGGGACGACGTTCCGCGCCGAAGGCATGGTGCGTTACCGCCAGCGGGCGGTCGGCTGCGAAGTTACCATTGTTGATACGAATAAGGCGGTCGCCGTCTTTGACGAACCACTCTTTGCCGTGACTCCTGGCCAATGTGCCGTCTTTTACGATGGCGATATGGTGCTCGGCGGCGGCCAGATTGTGTAA
- a CDS encoding BatD family protein, with amino-acid sequence MKRFLLLCLGLTAFVNAKPSLQVDSDRIEAGQTFNLQFIVPIQELPQNRGALRLETRNNFKFLGLDSADQVMRPDMDDIFNSFFGGGGRAYKARVYSFKIKAPKKTGTQDLGTLTWMIGGEANTISSKIPVSVQRSYNDDALAVSLTPSKKSIYEGEQFSVTLSLHTFEHFQGGLQATDMSTGNDFIVHRNDLSNLDFKPVEGARREMKASAKYAWLSPTKSGTLQIPSFKFKYTKLGEPKVVEEKKQMGGMSFSSRSVKQESIETETSTAPLSITVLPLPTEGKPADFSGMVGNYSFSANFDRTNLKVGEALTLAISIKGDGTPGTITDPKLPDFSEFRSVPPENSINKKVKGNKVITSKDIKVFLYPKKKGTFEIPAITYSWFNPAKKKYETASAGPWTIEVEKSDAPAEPVYQAPVSAGTGTSAPVVQKQEIEFLGSDIRFIHPITDKSETAAPHRSVLFWILFAAAIPFYLIVNFAITRKRKRNSNTALVRKGKANKLLKEKFANARTALKNGDGKAFFAALENGLIDYLSNLTNVEFKGMTRPQMKQELSKRGVKEETIEAINSWLEKCSFVRFAPVTASTEEQSQMLADVEKLCESLEKLK; translated from the coding sequence ATGAAACGATTTTTGCTTTTATGTCTCGGTTTAACAGCATTTGTAAACGCAAAGCCATCTCTTCAAGTCGATAGCGACCGCATCGAAGCGGGTCAGACATTCAATTTGCAGTTCATCGTTCCGATTCAGGAACTGCCGCAGAACAGAGGCGCGCTCCGCCTCGAAACACGCAATAACTTTAAGTTCCTCGGGCTCGACAGTGCCGACCAGGTGATGCGCCCGGACATGGACGATATTTTCAACTCGTTTTTCGGCGGTGGCGGAAGAGCCTACAAAGCCCGCGTCTATTCTTTCAAGATTAAAGCCCCGAAAAAGACCGGTACACAAGACCTCGGAACGCTTACCTGGATGATTGGCGGCGAAGCCAACACCATCAGTAGCAAAATCCCGGTCAGCGTGCAGCGTTCCTATAACGACGACGCACTCGCCGTAAGCCTTACCCCGAGCAAAAAGTCCATTTACGAAGGTGAACAGTTCAGCGTCACCCTCAGCCTCCACACTTTTGAGCATTTCCAGGGCGGCCTCCAGGCTACCGACATGAGCACCGGCAACGATTTCATCGTCCACCGTAATGACCTCTCAAATCTGGATTTCAAGCCAGTCGAAGGCGCCCGTCGCGAAATGAAGGCATCCGCCAAATACGCTTGGCTCAGCCCGACCAAGAGCGGAACACTCCAAATTCCGTCTTTCAAGTTCAAGTACACCAAGCTCGGTGAACCCAAAGTCGTCGAAGAAAAGAAGCAAATGGGCGGCATGTCATTCTCCAGCCGTAGCGTAAAGCAGGAATCCATCGAAACGGAAACCTCCACCGCTCCGCTTTCCATTACCGTTCTCCCACTCCCGACCGAAGGCAAGCCTGCCGATTTCTCGGGAATGGTCGGTAACTACAGCTTTAGTGCCAACTTTGACCGCACAAATCTCAAGGTCGGCGAAGCATTGACTCTTGCGATTAGCATCAAGGGCGATGGCACTCCAGGAACCATCACGGACCCGAAACTCCCCGACTTTAGTGAATTCCGCTCCGTCCCGCCCGAAAACAGCATCAACAAGAAGGTCAAGGGCAACAAGGTCATTACCTCAAAGGATATCAAGGTTTTCCTCTACCCGAAGAAAAAGGGAACTTTCGAAATCCCGGCCATTACCTATTCCTGGTTCAACCCGGCTAAAAAGAAGTACGAAACCGCTTCGGCAGGCCCGTGGACTATTGAAGTTGAAAAGAGCGATGCCCCCGCAGAACCCGTTTACCAAGCTCCGGTTTCCGCAGGCACTGGCACCTCGGCTCCTGTCGTTCAAAAGCAAGAAATTGAATTCCTAGGCAGCGACATCCGCTTTATCCACCCGATTACAGACAAGTCCGAAACGGCAGCCCCGCACAGGAGCGTATTGTTCTGGATTCTCTTTGCTGCGGCAATTCCGTTCTACCTGATTGTGAACTTCGCCATCACACGCAAGCGTAAGCGCAACAGCAACACAGCTCTCGTCCGCAAGGGCAAGGCAAACAAGCTCCTCAAGGAAAAATTCGCAAACGCCCGCACAGCCCTCAAGAACGGTGACGGCAAGGCTTTCTTTGCAGCACTAGAAAATGGACTTATCGATTACCTCAGCAATTTGACGAACGTCGAATTCAAGGGCATGACCCGCCCGCAAATGAAGCAGGAACTTTCAAAGCGCGGCGTCAAGGAAGAAACGATTGAAGCCATCAACAGTTGGCTTGAAAAATGCTCGTTTGTGCGTTTTGCTCCGGTCACTGCATCGACCGAAGAACAGTCCCAAATGCTCGCAGATGTCGAAAAGCTCTGCGAAAGCCTCGAAAAACTCAAGTAG
- the sprA gene encoding cell surface protein SprA produces MRFRKFLKSALWGFAACSFVAVGSVWSQDGTLSSYESLFDDELFQDVPAPKSTASVASSSSAPPASSAAAPTSSAAPSKPSQPSVAVSSAAMPASSAVAPKSSAPVSSASVSSASKPVSSDAKPASSVSAPASSASVSSSAVKVSSSSAAAKSSSSVTKSQKPEVTAPPRTVASAETSAESVSDESADVWTPSIKYIPVPKSTSPLDGLLPMGGIGMRAGLMNTSKGQVFSHDIDVATREIDVTEKRVNSLSRTDTTVLWTSHYPELADYVSDMYDVGRKRLWLNGLVGQNDGGYEAPETGSVFDITIPVNMPAWMKDFGFNKPKLMLKGTMDVRFKGYGEKDDAEGSTKTSLWPSPSLDYNPSFMVEGKIGPYITVEIKNVDEGLGSQNEVRVVYEESFKGEFEDYILQRVEAGTTNLSLAGTEFTGYSENHQGLFGIKADWKLGDWKLTTIASQDGGQQEEYSIKASESTTEFQITDKQFLAYRYYFLNHKVRTDYVNAAIKKGNINYPLSDLKLYKRSSLNETDNVIKDVTVVYTTQQGKEIRKVVNRMEEIPRSDYKYDPKTGILKINGVNRNTLIAANYSSENEQRKGKDLRNGGEAVLIQWDATLSELKDIDKLMLRNVYSIGISDASANNFVLRMKNKSGVSGNYLKQLGLADESNGTPLVNDATIFKKDSLGSYTGEMWLPCKPFTDTIYSGRSNALELAKQNCLEPLRNLDTTSAMEQLYTLPVYNLNRYTSLFYFESVGKRRNSTLSVRDPNSSYSVNSGSCMDISPGSEKVTAGSTTLIRGTDYEVNYELGQIELLSERALDPNKEIKVKFECEPMFEVDNKLLLGARAELPLDLYGFGAGSVFGITALYKSQSTTAEVPTLGNEPYSSFLWGFNLRLQDSVQALTDLVNAIPGIQTTASSNWRVEAEFAGSRHNANTSSTQTALVEDFESTSTGLVYPLSRQSWYPASPPGGIDSLPFRSTYIEDLDYRHQGEFIWHSNNTELYKYIYDNVGNSDVDNQHLTVLKMTLRPNDNLMGNSWGGIMRANSSYYQDLSEMKYLEVVARGNSGSIFIDLGLVSEDISINGYAPNGIYNGENQLGMTTARHDRGLDELTGQDESRVAWDCRYSVCRSDTLSASRGNIDLSTRDIAGDDFKDLDEESDPPKSINGTEGNLGERAYDTEDINRNGSFDTDISFVRYRIDLSSTDKLEFEELKNGWRRWRIPLSQYDTIVSSTGSGYREILAESHFTRMWLGRLGPGVSEAKVQVVSLGVLGNAWEETTVASLYRTSTNENSQIVEVNGVENTVTETVSSDTTYINVSTINNRENAKTYFKSPNTVTERDADSNAPLKETALVLDYHNMSPGQEVGVTRVFDVDTKNFSAYKSLKMEIHYENGAETKSSVPVRFALQFGEGSIEGSKDYYEWSFRPKDLDMSGCTPDRVQDCHEQNWIDNAFAMNLSDFSDLKRGRHPPYLDPVVKKLDGDREEVLRLVGNPSITKVDWIRFVIIADSSASRNDLKGTFWINDLRLSDMDTEWGYAARVNGQVNFADFISLSGAVRYQDGDFATLSNSGRSPKPDLASAASQLDISADISIALNKFLNDSLGFHIPMSFSYHSSTKRPYMKPTDDMILNKSSFVDLTGDMFQGDLAVESEEEENRLRDNAESKGYESYEQDLGFSISYHKDYKASETKLGEFFSQAFLERPALSYSYHQSEGRSTTSADSTYSYHAMFEYKLGTFSMFKFKPFESLSKYSWLKDFSKTEFEPWPQTFDLTLFDFNYVRYVNQTRDPDFVEPQVDKVVTYTAELNHKLNMRWNILSFLSTSYSVNIKRDMFGGGDREAFVKENFFTFDKGGLFASGYIFDHDHSDRKVYVSRDSLVVIPLDTIAKTDANGKQLPIDLQNPDSYEIRYDTTSFYKVDSVGHREYGRAYGILRNERSRNQQFRINFNPKLIPFLPFNMQFSSDFNQQKSIPDDFNFEDPSNVEKNYWTISQTNRFEFTPALRIIDLANLFGKDNAVAGFFNKLKWREVKFNWNASTNTVGENFTLSQLYEEQGVTPFQYYLYGLGLGDGHGGRGLWNIMTGNMGMTSRDDFTGFAQYRNKNVDTLVYQGSFRNSVSRSLQISTGLTLPFWDISLSTDFQWKEDFSQSREYPLYIDTTTTFPKFGIGISIPNISQKVSFLNRFRSVSLNSRFDYSRTVTSRPFQSAEDSWARVWNFNPLIRVSVLTQNNLRIENSVRMKIESTDRRPKEEVISNPCWPDESEEICTDTTKYFLETPWIPTWLYNDFAINVGDDFSISYPLKLDKGFQIWKWFFKLKNDIDLKLTAGYDYRKTIRKEYKPVEGYDMMNEESGTDGVFVRYQYDSGVKPFVAYKPKLELNYRTVPSRTHEWFIRPSASYTFNKMASLSSYIEYRQIHEKLDDETAHIRQILQFELALMLRFD; encoded by the coding sequence TTGCGTTTTAGAAAGTTTTTAAAATCCGCCCTTTGGGGTTTTGCTGCATGCAGCTTTGTCGCTGTGGGTTCCGTCTGGTCTCAAGATGGAACGCTTAGCTCGTACGAATCACTTTTTGACGATGAACTTTTTCAGGATGTTCCGGCGCCTAAGTCTACAGCTTCTGTAGCTTCGTCTTCGAGCGCTCCGCCTGCTTCAAGTGCGGCAGCTCCTACATCTAGTGCTGCTCCATCCAAGCCGTCTCAACCTTCTGTGGCGGTTTCGTCTGCGGCAATGCCTGCATCAAGTGCAGTGGCGCCTAAATCGTCGGCACCAGTTTCGTCTGCTTCCGTTTCAAGTGCATCGAAGCCTGTTTCAAGCGATGCAAAGCCTGCTTCTAGTGTTTCGGCTCCTGCCTCTAGCGCTTCGGTTTCCTCTTCTGCAGTCAAGGTGTCTTCGTCTTCTGCAGCTGCAAAATCTTCGTCGTCTGTAACAAAATCGCAAAAGCCCGAAGTTACAGCACCTCCGCGTACGGTCGCAAGTGCAGAAACTTCTGCGGAATCGGTTTCCGATGAATCTGCGGACGTCTGGACTCCGTCTATCAAGTATATCCCTGTGCCTAAGTCTACATCCCCGCTCGACGGCCTCCTCCCGATGGGTGGTATCGGCATGCGTGCGGGCTTGATGAATACGTCGAAAGGTCAGGTGTTCTCGCACGATATTGATGTCGCGACCCGTGAAATTGACGTGACAGAAAAGCGTGTGAACTCGCTTTCCCGTACGGATACGACGGTGCTTTGGACATCGCATTATCCGGAACTTGCAGATTACGTTTCGGACATGTACGATGTTGGGCGCAAACGCCTTTGGCTCAATGGCCTTGTCGGCCAGAACGATGGTGGATACGAAGCGCCTGAAACGGGTTCTGTCTTTGATATCACGATTCCTGTGAACATGCCTGCATGGATGAAGGACTTTGGCTTCAACAAGCCGAAACTCATGCTCAAGGGTACGATGGACGTACGCTTCAAGGGCTATGGTGAAAAGGATGATGCCGAAGGCAGCACCAAGACGAGTCTCTGGCCGTCGCCGTCCTTGGACTACAATCCGAGCTTCATGGTCGAAGGTAAGATTGGCCCGTACATCACCGTCGAAATCAAGAACGTGGATGAAGGTCTCGGTTCGCAGAACGAAGTCCGCGTGGTCTACGAAGAATCGTTCAAGGGTGAATTTGAAGATTACATCTTGCAGCGTGTTGAAGCGGGTACGACAAACCTCTCGCTTGCGGGTACGGAGTTTACGGGGTATTCCGAAAACCATCAGGGTCTTTTTGGTATCAAGGCCGACTGGAAGCTGGGCGACTGGAAGTTGACGACGATTGCCTCTCAGGATGGCGGTCAGCAGGAAGAGTATTCCATCAAGGCGAGTGAATCAACGACCGAGTTCCAGATTACCGATAAGCAGTTCCTTGCGTACCGCTATTACTTCTTGAACCACAAGGTGAGGACTGACTACGTCAATGCAGCCATCAAGAAAGGCAACATCAACTATCCGTTGTCTGACCTGAAGCTGTACAAGAGAAGCTCGCTGAATGAAACGGACAATGTCATCAAGGATGTCACCGTTGTTTATACGACCCAGCAAGGAAAGGAAATTAGAAAGGTTGTAAACCGCATGGAAGAAATTCCGCGATCGGATTACAAGTACGATCCTAAGACGGGTATCTTGAAGATTAACGGTGTCAACCGAAACACACTCATTGCGGCGAACTACAGTAGCGAGAACGAACAACGCAAGGGCAAGGATTTGCGCAATGGTGGCGAAGCGGTCCTTATCCAGTGGGATGCAACGCTGAGCGAACTCAAGGACATTGACAAGTTGATGTTGCGCAATGTGTATTCCATCGGCATTTCTGATGCGAGTGCAAACAACTTTGTGCTCCGCATGAAAAACAAGTCGGGCGTTTCCGGAAATTACTTGAAACAGCTCGGACTTGCGGATGAGTCAAACGGAACTCCGCTGGTGAACGACGCTACCATATTCAAGAAGGATTCCCTAGGTAGCTATACCGGTGAAATGTGGTTGCCCTGTAAGCCGTTTACCGATACAATTTATTCAGGACGTTCTAACGCTCTGGAACTGGCTAAGCAGAACTGCTTGGAACCTTTGCGTAACCTGGATACTACCTCGGCGATGGAACAGCTTTACACGCTCCCGGTTTACAACCTGAACCGTTACACGAGCCTGTTCTACTTTGAATCTGTGGGCAAGCGCCGTAACTCTACGCTTAGCGTGCGTGATCCGAATTCGAGCTATTCTGTGAATAGCGGTAGCTGCATGGATATTTCTCCGGGTTCTGAAAAGGTGACTGCCGGTTCGACAACGCTTATCCGTGGGACTGACTACGAAGTCAATTATGAACTTGGCCAGATTGAACTTTTGAGTGAACGCGCTCTTGACCCGAACAAGGAAATCAAGGTCAAGTTTGAATGCGAGCCCATGTTTGAAGTGGACAACAAGTTGCTTTTGGGTGCTCGTGCAGAATTGCCTCTTGACCTCTATGGCTTTGGTGCTGGTTCTGTCTTTGGCATTACCGCCCTTTACAAGAGCCAGAGCACAACCGCCGAAGTTCCGACTCTTGGTAACGAACCGTACTCCAGCTTCCTTTGGGGCTTCAACCTCCGCTTGCAGGATTCTGTGCAGGCTCTCACGGACTTGGTCAATGCCATTCCGGGTATCCAGACAACCGCATCTTCTAACTGGCGCGTTGAAGCTGAATTTGCCGGTAGTAGGCATAATGCGAACACGAGCAGCACGCAGACCGCTCTTGTCGAAGACTTTGAATCAACCTCGACTGGCCTTGTGTATCCGCTTTCTAGGCAATCCTGGTATCCGGCATCTCCTCCGGGCGGTATTGACTCTCTTCCGTTCAGATCAACTTACATCGAGGACTTGGACTATCGTCATCAGGGTGAGTTTATCTGGCATAGCAACAATACGGAACTCTACAAGTACATTTACGATAACGTTGGCAACTCTGATGTCGATAACCAGCACTTGACGGTGCTCAAGATGACGTTGCGCCCGAATGATAACCTCATGGGTAATTCTTGGGGCGGTATCATGCGCGCAAACAGCTCGTATTACCAGGACTTGAGCGAGATGAAGTACCTTGAAGTGGTTGCTCGTGGTAATTCCGGTTCTATCTTTATTGACTTGGGTCTTGTCAGCGAAGACATCTCGATTAATGGTTATGCACCTAACGGTATTTACAACGGTGAAAACCAGCTCGGCATGACGACCGCAAGGCACGATAGAGGTCTTGACGAGCTTACTGGTCAAGATGAAAGCAGGGTCGCTTGGGATTGCCGCTATTCCGTCTGTCGTTCGGATACCTTGAGTGCCTCTAGGGGTAATATTGATCTATCGACGAGAGATATTGCCGGTGATGACTTCAAGGACCTGGATGAAGAAAGCGATCCGCCGAAGAGCATTAACGGTACTGAAGGTAACTTGGGCGAACGTGCTTATGATACCGAAGATATCAATAGGAACGGTTCCTTTGATACGGATATCAGCTTTGTCCGTTACCGCATCGACCTTTCTAGCACGGATAAGCTTGAATTTGAAGAACTGAAAAACGGCTGGCGCAGATGGCGTATTCCGCTGAGCCAGTACGATACGATTGTTTCTTCGACGGGTAGCGGCTATCGCGAAATCCTTGCGGAATCCCATTTCACCCGTATGTGGCTGGGCCGTCTTGGTCCTGGTGTTTCCGAAGCGAAGGTGCAGGTGGTAAGCCTCGGCGTTTTGGGCAATGCCTGGGAAGAAACGACTGTTGCAAGCTTGTATCGCACTTCTACGAACGAAAATTCGCAGATTGTCGAAGTGAACGGCGTTGAAAACACGGTCACGGAAACGGTCTCTTCTGATACGACCTACATCAATGTTTCAACCATCAACAACCGCGAAAATGCGAAGACGTATTTCAAGTCCCCGAATACGGTGACGGAACGCGATGCGGATTCGAATGCCCCGCTCAAGGAAACGGCTCTTGTCTTGGATTACCACAACATGAGTCCTGGCCAGGAAGTCGGTGTGACGCGCGTGTTTGATGTCGATACGAAGAACTTCTCGGCGTATAAGTCCCTGAAGATGGAAATCCATTACGAAAACGGTGCCGAAACGAAGTCCTCTGTTCCTGTGCGATTTGCATTGCAGTTTGGCGAAGGCTCTATTGAAGGCTCCAAGGACTATTATGAATGGAGTTTCCGCCCGAAGGATTTGGACATGTCGGGTTGCACTCCGGACCGCGTGCAGGATTGCCATGAGCAGAACTGGATTGATAACGCCTTTGCTATGAACTTGTCCGACTTCTCGGACCTCAAGCGTGGCCGCCATCCGCCTTATTTGGACCCGGTTGTCAAGAAACTTGACGGTGATAGGGAAGAAGTGCTTCGCTTGGTCGGTAACCCCTCCATTACGAAGGTGGACTGGATTCGTTTTGTGATTATCGCGGATTCTTCGGCTTCTCGCAATGACCTCAAGGGTACATTCTGGATTAATGACCTCCGCCTTTCTGACATGGATACGGAATGGGGTTATGCCGCCCGCGTGAACGGTCAGGTGAATTTTGCAGACTTTATCTCGCTTTCGGGTGCTGTGCGTTATCAGGACGGCGACTTTGCAACGCTCTCCAATTCGGGACGCTCTCCGAAGCCGGACCTTGCTTCCGCTGCATCTCAGCTTGATATTTCTGCCGACATTTCCATTGCGCTCAACAAGTTCTTGAACGATTCTCTTGGATTCCACATCCCGATGTCGTTTAGCTACCACAGCTCTACGAAACGCCCCTACATGAAGCCCACAGACGACATGATCCTCAACAAGAGCAGCTTTGTCGATTTGACGGGTGATATGTTCCAGGGCGACCTTGCCGTAGAATCCGAAGAAGAAGAAAACAGGTTGAGGGATAACGCTGAATCCAAGGGCTATGAATCCTATGAACAGGATTTGGGCTTTAGCATCAGCTACCATAAGGATTACAAGGCTAGCGAAACCAAGCTAGGTGAATTCTTCTCGCAGGCTTTCTTGGAACGTCCGGCGTTAAGCTATTCTTACCACCAGTCCGAAGGCCGTTCTACGACATCGGCGGACTCCACGTATTCGTACCATGCGATGTTCGAGTATAAGCTGGGTACGTTTAGCATGTTCAAGTTCAAGCCGTTCGAAAGCCTTTCAAAGTATTCCTGGCTCAAGGACTTCTCGAAGACGGAATTTGAACCGTGGCCGCAGACTTTCGATTTGACATTGTTCGATTTCAACTACGTGCGCTATGTGAACCAGACTCGCGATCCGGACTTTGTGGAACCGCAGGTCGATAAGGTCGTGACTTATACTGCCGAGCTCAACCACAAGTTGAACATGCGCTGGAACATCCTTTCGTTCCTCTCGACGAGCTATTCTGTCAATATCAAGCGTGACATGTTTGGCGGTGGAGACCGTGAAGCTTTCGTGAAGGAAAACTTCTTTACGTTTGACAAGGGCGGTCTTTTTGCGAGCGGTTACATCTTTGACCACGATCATTCTGACAGAAAGGTCTACGTCTCTCGCGACAGTCTCGTAGTTATCCCGCTGGATACGATTGCAAAGACGGATGCCAACGGCAAGCAGCTCCCGATTGACTTGCAAAATCCGGATTCGTACGAAATCCGCTATGATACGACTTCGTTCTACAAGGTCGATAGCGTTGGACATCGCGAATATGGACGTGCTTACGGCATTCTCCGTAACGAACGTTCCAGAAATCAGCAGTTCAGGATTAACTTCAATCCCAAGCTGATTCCGTTCTTGCCGTTCAATATGCAGTTCTCTTCGGACTTTAACCAGCAGAAGAGTATTCCGGACGATTTCAATTTTGAAGATCCGTCTAACGTCGAAAAGAATTACTGGACGATTTCGCAGACGAACCGCTTTGAATTTACTCCGGCTCTCAGAATCATTGATCTTGCCAATTTGTTCGGCAAGGATAACGCTGTTGCCGGATTCTTCAACAAGCTCAAGTGGCGTGAAGTCAAGTTCAACTGGAATGCAAGTACGAATACGGTCGGTGAAAACTTTACTCTTTCTCAGCTGTACGAAGAACAGGGCGTGACTCCGTTCCAGTATTACCTCTATGGTCTTGGTCTTGGCGATGGTCACGGTGGTCGTGGTCTCTGGAATATCATGACGGGTAATATGGGCATGACTAGCCGCGATGACTTTACCGGTTTTGCCCAGTACAGGAACAAAAATGTGGATACGCTTGTCTATCAGGGTAGCTTCCGCAATTCTGTGTCTCGTTCTTTGCAGATTTCTACAGGCCTCACTTTGCCGTTCTGGGATATTTCTTTGTCGACAGACTTCCAGTGGAAAGAAGACTTCTCGCAGTCTCGTGAATATCCGCTGTACATCGATACGACAACCACCTTCCCGAAGTTTGGCATCGGGATATCGATTCCGAACATTTCCCAGAAGGTTTCGTTCTTGAATCGTTTCCGTAGCGTAAGCCTGAATAGCCGCTTTGACTATTCCCGTACGGTGACAAGCCGTCCGTTCCAGAGCGCCGAAGATTCCTGGGCTAGAGTCTGGAACTTTAACCCGCTTATCCGCGTTTCTGTCCTTACGCAGAACAACTTGCGCATTGAAAACAGCGTGCGTATGAAGATTGAATCTACCGACCGCCGCCCGAAGGAAGAAGTGATTTCGAATCCTTGCTGGCCGGATGAGTCCGAGGAAATCTGCACGGATACCACAAAGTACTTCCTTGAAACGCCGTGGATCCCGACTTGGCTTTATAATGACTTTGCCATTAATGTCGGTGATGACTTCTCAATTTCGTACCCGCTCAAGCTTGACAAGGGCTTCCAGATTTGGAAGTGGTTCTTTAAGCTCAAGAACGATATTGACTTGAAGCTTACTGCCGGTTACGATTACAGGAAGACTATCCGTAAGGAATACAAACCGGTGGAAGGTTATGACATGATGAACGAGGAATCGGGTACGGATGGCGTATTTGTGCGTTATCAGTATGATTCCGGCGTGAAGCCTTTTGTAGCTTACAAGCCGAAGCTCGAATTGAACTACCGCACGGTTCCGTCAAGAACGCACGAATGGTTCATCCGCCCGAGTGCTTCTTACACGTTCAACAAGATGGCTTCGCTCAGTTCGTACATCGAGTACAGGCAGATTCATGAAAAGCTGGACGACGAAACGGCTCATATCCGCCAGATTCTCCAGTTTGAACTTGCTCTGATGCTGAGATTTGATTAG
- a CDS encoding tetratricopeptide repeat protein has translation MKNFKQIILTIAAALILTSAASAADKCNGLDAGTKAYNENDFERAIDEWRTCVDEGIVNADLYYNLGNAYYRSGKLGFAIFYYKSALRLHPSDDDIQHNLNFAQTKTRDKEGDEEENPILEGLMDLHHALSLKSQMNISLVLFWAIALVILARRFVNGSRGKNVCTGVVFGMSVILCTIGASALYKMYTLETDITGVVTASSADVTSAPSDKSQTLNTLSEGTSFEVIGEQGNFAEIRLGEKIRGFVKLSEVGIVK, from the coding sequence ATGAAGAACTTTAAGCAGATTATTTTGACAATCGCCGCAGCGCTCATCCTCACCTCCGCAGCAAGCGCTGCCGACAAATGCAACGGTCTCGATGCCGGCACAAAGGCATATAACGAAAACGATTTTGAACGTGCCATTGACGAATGGCGCACATGCGTTGACGAAGGCATCGTCAATGCGGACCTCTATTACAACCTGGGTAACGCCTATTACCGCAGCGGGAAACTCGGCTTTGCTATTTTCTACTACAAGTCAGCACTCCGTTTGCACCCAAGCGATGACGACATCCAGCACAACCTGAATTTCGCGCAGACTAAGACCCGCGACAAGGAAGGCGACGAAGAAGAGAACCCGATTCTCGAAGGTTTGATGGACTTGCACCACGCGCTTTCGCTCAAGAGCCAGATGAACATTTCGCTCGTACTCTTCTGGGCAATTGCACTCGTGATTCTCGCCCGCCGTTTCGTGAACGGCAGCCGAGGCAAGAACGTCTGCACAGGAGTCGTATTCGGCATGAGCGTTATCCTCTGCACAATTGGCGCAAGCGCTCTCTACAAGATGTACACGCTCGAAACGGACATCACGGGCGTCGTGACAGCCTCAAGCGCCGACGTGACAAGCGCCCCGAGCGACAAATCTCAAACGCTCAACACGCTCTCCGAAGGCACAAGCTTTGAAGTCATCGGTGAACAAGGCAACTTTGCAGAAATCCGCCTCGGCGAAAAAATCCGCGGATTCGTCAAACTCAGCGAAGTCGGGATTGTGAAGTAA